The following proteins are co-located in the Silene latifolia isolate original U9 population chromosome 1, ASM4854445v1, whole genome shotgun sequence genome:
- the LOC141640940 gene encoding F-box protein CPR1-like — protein MVLNSFFANAHLMKSPFSHPCAPVNALFIMGSKNKGYLFSYNDDQISGNYKDNLVQLDEFNGMEDLLTLTGCCNGLICLTENFRKYFILWNPATRKLHKYQSHGCFNTTVNSVSIAFGYASSVDDYKYVGISTYYQGSQKYNNIVRIFSLRENRWRKIDFGHDLVLLFRHAVLVGEKLYWGAYRSETGNLIVSFDLGLERFDIIKIDWVPRDFLGVMSGCLSKCNYSETFVGDKLMHILEPPAIVKSIALPKGLKLDIVSEMIGFTKTDKFFVTGSFSDNGRDFKGGMLAVVDTRTKPVQYTTLLRFDEWINIARYFPSLVSPFPIKVPLDS, from the coding sequence ATGGTACTCAACTCTTTCTTCGCCAATGCCCATCTTATGAAATCCCCTTTTTCTCACCCTTGTGCTCCTGTTAACGCCTTGTTTATCATGGGTAGTAAGAATAAAGGTTATCTTTTTTCTTATAATGACGATCAAATTTCCGGTAATTATAAAGATAATTTGGTTCAACTAGACGAATTCAATGGCATGGAAGATCTTCTGACGCTTACAGGATGTTGCAATGGGTTGATTTGTTTAACTGAAAATTTTAGGAAGTATTTCATTTTATGGAACCCGGCGACCCGTAAGCTGCACAAATATCAGTCACATGGGTGTTTTAATACAACAGTTAATTCTGTATCCATTGCATTTGGGTATGCATCATCTGTTGATGACTACAAATATGTTGGAATTTCGACATATTATCAGGGATCACAGAAATATAATAATATTGTTCGTATTTTCTCTTTGAGGGAAAATAGGTGGAGAAAAATTGATTTCGGTCATGATCTTGTCCTTCTTTTTAGACACGCAGTGCTTGTTGGTGAAAAATTATATTGGGGTGCTTATAGAAGTGAAACTGGTAATTTAATTGTTAGCTTTGATTTAGGGCTTGAGAGGTTTGACATAATTAAGATCGACTGGGTTCCGCGCGACTTCTTAGGAGTCATGAGTGGGTGTTTGAGCAAGTGCAATTATAGTGAGACATTTGTAGGCGACAAGTTAATGCACATATTGGAACCTCCTGCTATAGTGAAATCTATTGCTCTACCAAAGGGGTTGAAATTAGACATTGTCTCTGAAATGATTGGGTTTACGAAGACTGACAAGTTTTTTGTGACGGGGTCATTTAGTGACAACGGAAGGGATTTCAAGGGTGGAATGTTGGCGGTAGTTGACACACGTACGAAACCTGTGCAATACACAACGCTTTTGAGGTTCGATGAGTGGATTAATATTGCAAGATATTTCCCAAGCCTAGTTTCGCCCTTTCCCATTAAGGTGCCCTTAGACTCTTAG
- the LOC141599524 gene encoding uncharacterized protein LOC141599524 produces the protein MDLEPEQLQFLTLTSILKESISIPKHSPKTFYNLTLTLIFPLSFAILAHSLFTHPILTRLQDPNTPIQTQSHEWALLFLFQFLYLLFLFTFSLLATAAVVFTVASLYTAKPVSFSDTLSAIPSVFRRLFHTFLWVSLLMLGYNIAFIGLLVLIIVAVDTDSAFLLFFSMVLSFAMFLFVHVYITALWHLASVVSVLEPVYGFAAMKKSYELLKGKVLMAGLFVFVYLLVCGAINGIFSVVVVHGENTSVFVRILVGGFLVGLLVIVNLIGLLVQSVFYYVCKSFHHQGIDKSALHDHLGGYLGEYVPLKSSIQLESLDI, from the coding sequence ATGGATCTAGAACCAGAACAACTTCAATTCCTAACCCTAACTTCAATCCTTAAAGAATCAATTTCAATCCCCAAACACTCCCCCAAAACCTTCTACAatctaaccctaaccctaattttcCCTCTTTCTTTCGCAATCTTAGCTCATTCCCTTTTCACTCATCCAATCTTGACCCGACTCCAAGACCCGAATACCCCTATCCAAACCCAATCCCACGAATGGGCCTTACTCTTCCTCTTCCAATTCCTCTACCTCCTTTTCCTcttcactttctctctcctcGCCACCGCCGCCGTCGTCTTCACCGTCGCATCGTTATACACCGCTAAACCCGTCTCCTTTTCCGACACTTTGTCGGCAATTCCGTCGGTATTTCGCCGACTTTTCCACACCTTCTTGTGGGTGTCGCTACTTATGCTTGGGTATAATATCGCCTTCATTGGATTACTGGTTTTGATCATCGTCGCTGTCGATACCGACAGCGCTTTCCTGTTGTTTTTCTCTATGGTATTATCCTTTGCCATGTTTTTATTTGTGCATGTTTATATTACCGCGTTATGGCATCTTGCTAGCGTAGTGTCGGTGCTAGAACCCGTTTACGGTTTCGCCGCCATGAAAAAGAGCTATGAGTTGCTTAAAGGGAAGGTTTTAATGGCgggtttgtttgtttttgtgtatCTGTTGGTTTGCGGCGCAATTAACGGGATTTTCTCAGTAGTTGTCGTTCACGGGGAGAATACGTCGGTTTTCGTTCGGATTTTAGTCGGTGGATTTCTTGTTGGCCTGCTTGTTATCGTGAATTTGATCGGTTTATTGGTGCAAAGTGTGTTTTACTATGTTTGCAAGAGTTTCCATCATCAGGGTATTGATAAATCGGCTTTGCATGATCACCTTGGTGGGTACCTCGGCGAGTATGTCCCTCTAAAAAGCAGCATTCAGCTGGAAAGTCTGGATATTTGA